A section of the Caballeronia sp. M1242 genome encodes:
- the cobC gene encoding alpha-ribazole phosphatase, translating into MDLVLIRHPAVAVDEGTCYGQTDVPLARDARASAHEIDARMRSLDVPACVDGWHTSPLRRCALLAEALGAARIDTRLSELHFGAWEGRAWNDIDRTLIDAWAADIEHARPHGGESLAQFSERLTNWFDETCANASNAVHVVAHAGVVRVLAAYLLRVDRASVLQWPLAFGGIVQLRRFDMGWGLVRWNV; encoded by the coding sequence ATGGACCTCGTATTGATTCGTCACCCGGCCGTCGCGGTCGATGAAGGCACGTGCTACGGGCAAACCGATGTGCCGCTTGCCCGCGATGCGCGCGCTTCGGCGCATGAAATCGACGCGCGCATGCGTTCGCTCGATGTTCCCGCATGCGTCGATGGATGGCACACGAGTCCTTTGCGTCGATGCGCTTTGCTGGCCGAGGCGCTCGGCGCGGCCCGCATCGACACGCGGCTCTCCGAACTGCATTTCGGCGCATGGGAAGGCCGCGCGTGGAACGATATCGACCGCACGCTCATCGACGCGTGGGCCGCCGATATCGAGCACGCGCGTCCGCACGGCGGGGAAAGTCTCGCGCAGTTCAGCGAGCGCCTGACGAATTGGTTCGATGAGACGTGCGCGAACGCGTCGAATGCGGTGCATGTGGTCGCGCACGCGGGCGTGGTGCGGGTGCTCGCGGCGTATCTGCTGCGCGTAGATCGGGCGAGCGTGTTGCAATGGCCGCTCGCGTTCGGTGGGATCGTGCAGCTTCGGCGGTTTGATATGGGGTGGGGGCTCGTGCGGTGGAATGTGTAG
- the cobD gene encoding threonine-phosphate decarboxylase CobD, which yields MPDPIPHGGNLRYAARRYSIPLDDWLDLSTGINPRGYPVPPVPPDAWRRLPEDDDGVADCAARYYGAPLALPVAGSQAAIRALPYLLDRGTVGVAPLTYGEYAPAFARAGHRVVPLDIACAELPASLDHVIVANPNNPTAERLDRETLLRWHARLASRGGTLMVDEAFADADPAASLASDTARDGLIVLRSVGKFFGLAGIRAGFVLAAPASLDALRDMLGAWTVGGPARHAVMAAFADHAWQAETRERLQRDGARLAAILARHGFEVRGTPLFAWTQTPRARSLQHELAMRGIWTRLFEPSDMTPSVRIGLPGSEGDWARLERALAEIVG from the coding sequence ATGCCTGATCCGATTCCGCACGGCGGCAATTTGCGCTACGCCGCGCGCCGCTATTCGATACCGCTCGACGACTGGCTCGACCTCTCGACGGGCATCAATCCGCGCGGCTATCCGGTGCCGCCCGTGCCGCCGGACGCCTGGCGACGCCTGCCCGAAGACGACGACGGCGTCGCCGATTGCGCCGCGCGTTACTACGGCGCGCCGCTCGCGCTGCCGGTGGCGGGCTCGCAAGCGGCGATCCGCGCGCTGCCGTATCTGCTCGATCGCGGCACGGTGGGCGTCGCGCCGCTGACGTACGGCGAATATGCGCCGGCGTTCGCGCGCGCGGGGCATCGCGTCGTGCCGCTCGATATCGCTTGCGCGGAGTTGCCTGCGTCGCTCGATCACGTGATCGTCGCCAATCCGAATAACCCGACGGCCGAGCGGCTCGACCGGGAGACACTGCTGCGCTGGCACGCGCGGCTGGCTTCGCGCGGCGGCACGCTGATGGTCGATGAAGCGTTCGCCGACGCCGATCCCGCCGCGTCGCTCGCCAGTGACACCGCCCGCGATGGTCTCATCGTGCTGCGTTCGGTCGGCAAGTTCTTCGGGCTCGCGGGCATCCGCGCGGGCTTCGTGCTGGCCGCGCCCGCGTCGCTCGACGCACTGCGCGACATGCTGGGCGCGTGGACGGTCGGCGGGCCGGCGCGGCATGCGGTGATGGCCGCCTTTGCCGATCATGCGTGGCAGGCGGAGACGCGCGAGCGTTTGCAGCGCGACGGCGCGCGACTCGCTGCAATCCTCGCGCGACATGGGTTCGAGGTGCGCGGCACGCCGTTGTTCGCATGGACGCAAACGCCGCGGGCGCGGTCGCTGCAACACGAACTGGCGATGCGCGGAATCTGGACGCGGCTGTTCGAGCCGTCCGATATGACGCCGAGTGTGCGCATCGGTTTGCCGGGCAGCGAAGGCGATTGGGCGCGGCTCGAACGGGCGCTTGCGGAGATCGTCGGATGA
- a CDS encoding adenosylcobinamide-GDP ribazoletransferase — MNRPLDELRYFFTALGYFTRVPVPRWVGFERDYLNAAARYFPLVGAMVGGVAALVYLAALRVFPAGIAVLLSMAATLALTGAFHEDGLADCADAFGGGYTRDDVLRIMHDSRIGAFGAIALVIALALKWQSLAALSPMRAVGLMIAAHAASRAFAISYLLTLDYVRAEGKAKPVAQRMSAMSFATAMLFGLPWLLCFGWTFACVAIAVLGLLRAVAGRYFVRRIGGYTGDCLGCAQQVFEIAIYLVGLAWTSY, encoded by the coding sequence ATGAACCGGCCGCTCGACGAACTGCGCTATTTCTTTACCGCGCTCGGCTATTTCACGCGCGTGCCGGTGCCGCGCTGGGTCGGCTTCGAGCGCGACTATCTGAACGCGGCGGCGCGCTACTTTCCGCTCGTCGGCGCGATGGTCGGCGGCGTCGCGGCGCTCGTGTATCTCGCCGCGCTGCGCGTGTTTCCCGCAGGCATTGCGGTGCTGCTTTCGATGGCCGCGACGCTTGCCCTCACCGGCGCTTTCCACGAAGACGGACTCGCCGATTGCGCCGATGCCTTCGGCGGAGGCTACACGCGCGACGACGTGCTGCGCATCATGCACGATTCGCGCATCGGCGCGTTTGGCGCGATTGCGCTCGTCATCGCGCTTGCGCTGAAATGGCAAAGCCTCGCCGCGTTGTCGCCGATGCGTGCAGTAGGTCTGATGATCGCGGCGCACGCCGCAAGCCGTGCGTTCGCGATCAGCTATCTCCTGACGCTCGATTACGTGCGCGCCGAAGGCAAGGCGAAGCCGGTCGCGCAGCGCATGAGCGCGATGTCCTTCGCGACCGCGATGCTCTTCGGTTTGCCGTGGCTCTTGTGCTTCGGTTGGACGTTCGCCTGCGTCGCGATTGCCGTGCTCGGGTTGCTGCGCGCGGTCGCGGGGCGGTACTTCGTGCGGCGCATCGGTGGTTATACGGGCGATTGCCTCGGCTGCGCGCAGCAGGTTTTCGAAATCGCGATCTATCTCGTCGGGCTCGCATGGACCTCGTATTGA
- a CDS encoding TonB-dependent receptor domain-containing protein translates to MLLPSSGLIRRAARVVMCAAASAPLVQVAHADSDSPSQTLAPVVVTATRGAQPLADSIPQATLFDAQDIADSNANDVLGLIALAPGVQITRNGGPGATSGVFIRGASSTQSLVLIDGVRVESVSLGAAQLSQLMLDQTGRVEVVNGNVSALYGSNAIGGVVQIFTKEGEAHPPRFHFEAEYGSYHTQRQSAGVDGALDAEGRTTFSVNVSREKTDGFSAIDPALAPAANPNANGYLNESVAATLRHKFSDKWDAGVRFLQSNGVNSFDDPYGVPTDLNESHDRVRSASVFANGKLTDNWTTHFTVAQGQDRANIEHNGVYTSRFDSENHQYLWQNDFRLTEAHKLMFGYEHLDQSLDSDQFSAPDRHVNSVFAGYVGRFGPSEVQANVRRDQYSDFGGANSYYLGYTYNFDSHWRASASYAAAFRAPSFDDLYYPFSGNPSIQPERSHSAEAALQYASDQIGVVRVTAFETRYSNLIDYVGDSSGFYTAQNVGRAKVQGVEGSWAGHVGATDVRASVTFQNPVDETNHEDLTRRARRFASLSAHRSIGRWRVGGEWIVSGARSDYDSTLAGYGVVNLSAQYDITKSWYVNARIDNLFDRNYELAYSYNTPRRGAYVTIGWHPS, encoded by the coding sequence ATGCTCTTGCCTTCGTCGGGCCTCATTCGTCGCGCGGCGCGCGTCGTGATGTGCGCCGCCGCGAGTGCGCCGCTTGTCCAGGTCGCGCACGCCGATTCCGATTCTCCGTCGCAGACACTCGCGCCCGTCGTCGTCACGGCGACGCGCGGCGCGCAACCGCTCGCCGATTCCATCCCGCAGGCGACGCTCTTCGACGCGCAGGACATCGCCGACAGCAATGCAAACGATGTGCTCGGGCTCATCGCGCTTGCGCCCGGCGTGCAGATCACGCGCAACGGCGGGCCGGGCGCGACCTCGGGCGTGTTCATACGCGGCGCGTCGTCGACGCAGTCGCTCGTGCTGATCGACGGCGTGCGCGTTGAATCGGTGTCGCTCGGCGCGGCGCAGTTGTCGCAACTGATGCTCGATCAGACCGGCCGCGTCGAAGTGGTCAACGGCAACGTGTCGGCGCTATATGGATCGAACGCGATCGGCGGCGTCGTGCAGATTTTCACGAAGGAGGGCGAAGCACATCCGCCGCGCTTTCACTTCGAAGCCGAATACGGCAGCTATCACACGCAGCGGCAGTCGGCGGGCGTCGACGGCGCGCTCGATGCCGAGGGCCGCACCACGTTCAGCGTGAACGTCTCGCGCGAGAAGACCGACGGTTTCTCGGCGATCGATCCCGCGCTCGCGCCCGCCGCGAATCCGAACGCGAACGGTTATCTGAACGAAAGCGTCGCCGCGACGCTGCGCCACAAGTTCAGCGACAAGTGGGACGCAGGCGTGCGCTTTCTGCAATCGAACGGCGTGAACAGCTTCGACGATCCGTACGGCGTGCCGACCGATCTCAATGAATCGCATGATCGCGTGCGCTCGGCGTCGGTATTCGCGAACGGCAAGCTCACCGACAACTGGACGACGCACTTCACCGTCGCGCAGGGGCAAGACCGCGCGAACATCGAACACAACGGCGTCTATACGAGCCGCTTCGACTCGGAGAATCATCAGTATCTGTGGCAAAACGACTTCCGCCTCACCGAGGCGCACAAGCTGATGTTCGGCTACGAGCATCTCGACCAGTCGCTCGATTCGGACCAGTTCAGCGCGCCCGACCGGCATGTGAACTCGGTCTTCGCGGGCTATGTCGGCCGCTTCGGTCCGAGCGAAGTGCAGGCCAACGTGCGCCGCGACCAGTATTCCGACTTCGGCGGCGCGAACAGCTACTATCTGGGCTACACGTACAACTTCGATTCGCACTGGCGCGCGAGCGCGAGCTACGCGGCGGCGTTTCGCGCGCCGAGCTTCGACGATCTCTACTATCCGTTCAGCGGCAATCCGTCGATACAGCCGGAGCGCAGCCATTCGGCCGAGGCCGCGTTGCAGTACGCATCGGACCAGATCGGCGTGGTGCGCGTGACGGCGTTCGAGACGCGCTATTCGAATCTGATCGACTACGTGGGCGACAGCAGCGGCTTCTATACCGCGCAGAACGTCGGGCGCGCGAAGGTGCAGGGCGTCGAGGGATCGTGGGCGGGACACGTGGGCGCAACCGACGTGCGCGCGAGCGTGACGTTCCAGAACCCCGTCGACGAGACGAATCACGAAGACCTCACGCGTCGCGCAAGGCGCTTTGCGTCGCTGTCGGCGCATCGGTCGATCGGGCGCTGGCGCGTGGGCGGCGAGTGGATCGTGAGCGGCGCGCGCAGCGATTACGATTCCACGCTCGCGGGCTACGGCGTCGTCAATCTTTCGGCGCAATACGACATCACGAAGTCGTGGTACGTAAATGCGCGCATCGATAACCTGTTCGACCGCAACTATGAACTGGCTTACTCGTACAACACGCCGCGTCGCGGCGCTTACGTCACGATCGGCTGGCATCCGTCGTGA
- a CDS encoding iron ABC transporter permease has protein sequence MHATRAAAIWLALAAAALGVLAASLALGSVALPPSRAIAALLHAHAATPDIADEIVLNLRLPRALAGFASGALLALAGALLQVLLRNPLAEPYVLGVSGGAAAFALPAMLASMPWWGVDLAACAGALASIVLVLGLARTHVWHGEQDASPRLLLTGVVVAAGWGALITLILSVAPENRLRGMIFWLTGDLNGASTPWPAMVALGVALALIVPCAPQLNVLLRGEATARSLGVPVERVRLRVYLVASLAAAAAVTTAGTIGFVGLVVPHLLRLAFGNDQRMLVPAAALAGGLAVMSADLAARTVIAPAQLPVGVVTALIGVPMFLWMLLRRPR, from the coding sequence ATGCACGCAACGCGCGCCGCCGCGATCTGGCTCGCGCTCGCGGCGGCGGCCCTTGGCGTGCTAGCGGCGTCGCTCGCGCTCGGAAGCGTCGCGCTGCCGCCATCACGCGCCATCGCCGCGCTGCTGCATGCGCATGCGGCCACGCCCGATATCGCCGATGAAATCGTGCTGAACCTGCGATTGCCGCGCGCGCTCGCGGGCTTCGCGTCGGGCGCGCTGCTCGCGCTCGCCGGGGCGCTGCTGCAAGTGCTGCTGCGCAATCCGCTCGCTGAACCCTACGTGCTTGGCGTCTCCGGCGGCGCGGCGGCGTTCGCACTTCCGGCGATGCTCGCGTCGATGCCGTGGTGGGGCGTGGATCTCGCCGCGTGCGCGGGCGCGCTCGCATCCATCGTTCTGGTGCTCGGACTCGCGCGCACGCACGTGTGGCACGGCGAACAGGACGCATCGCCACGGCTCTTGCTCACGGGCGTCGTGGTCGCGGCGGGCTGGGGCGCGCTCATCACGCTGATACTCAGCGTGGCGCCCGAGAACCGGCTGCGCGGCATGATCTTCTGGCTGACCGGCGACCTCAACGGCGCATCGACGCCGTGGCCCGCGATGGTCGCGCTCGGCGTGGCGCTCGCGTTGATCGTGCCGTGCGCGCCGCAACTGAACGTGCTGCTGCGCGGCGAAGCCACGGCGCGTTCGCTCGGCGTGCCGGTGGAACGCGTGCGGCTGCGCGTGTATCTCGTGGCATCGCTCGCGGCGGCGGCGGCCGTCACGACGGCGGGGACTATCGGCTTCGTGGGGCTCGTGGTGCCGCATCTGCTGCGGCTCGCGTTCGGCAACGACCAGCGCATGCTCGTGCCTGCCGCCGCGCTCGCGGGCGGGCTCGCCGTGATGAGCGCGGACCTCGCCGCGCGCACGGTCATCGCGCCGGCGCAGTTGCCGGTCGGCGTGGTCACGGCGCTGATCGGCGTGCCGATGTTCTTGTGGATGCTGCTGCGAAGGCCGCGATGA
- the cobT gene encoding nicotinate-nucleotide--dimethylbenzimidazole phosphoribosyltransferase codes for MSTAHALPKPSPLDRSIEPELRRIIDMKTKPPGSLGRLETLALQMGLIQQTTKPRIERPAMIVFAGDHGIAAEGVSPYPQEVTAQMVANFLAGGAAINALSRSVGMALEVVDAGVATPIPVDHGYERLSLGLGTRNFAREPAMSRETALEGIARGAARVRHHASLGTNVIGFGEMGIANTSAAACLMSRLCALPIDECVGRGTGLDDRGLAHKRDVLGRALASHAASGDAIDTLATFGGFEIAMMTGAYLAAAEARLTILVDGFIATSALLVASRIAPDAREYCVFAHASNEAGHQRMLAHLNAAPLLQLDMRLGEGTGAALALPILRAAVAFVDEMASFDAAGVSNKQA; via the coding sequence ATGTCCACTGCCCACGCGCTGCCCAAGCCTAGCCCGCTCGATCGCAGCATCGAACCGGAGCTGCGCCGCATCATCGACATGAAGACGAAGCCGCCCGGCAGCCTTGGCCGGCTCGAAACGCTCGCGCTGCAAATGGGATTGATCCAGCAGACGACGAAGCCGCGCATCGAGCGTCCCGCGATGATCGTCTTCGCGGGCGATCACGGCATCGCGGCCGAAGGCGTGAGCCCGTATCCGCAGGAAGTGACGGCGCAGATGGTCGCGAATTTTCTGGCGGGCGGCGCGGCGATCAATGCGTTGTCGCGCTCGGTCGGCATGGCGCTCGAAGTGGTCGATGCGGGCGTCGCGACGCCGATTCCGGTCGATCACGGCTACGAGCGCTTGTCGCTGGGTCTCGGCACGCGCAACTTCGCGCGCGAACCGGCCATGTCGCGCGAGACGGCGCTCGAAGGCATCGCGCGGGGCGCGGCGCGCGTGCGACACCACGCGTCGCTCGGGACGAACGTGATCGGCTTCGGCGAAATGGGCATTGCGAACACGTCGGCGGCGGCGTGTCTGATGAGCCGCTTGTGCGCGCTGCCTATCGACGAATGCGTCGGCCGTGGCACGGGCCTCGACGATCGCGGCCTCGCGCACAAACGCGACGTGCTCGGGCGCGCGCTCGCATCCCATGCGGCGAGCGGCGACGCGATCGACACGCTCGCCACGTTCGGCGGCTTCGAAATCGCGATGATGACGGGCGCGTATCTCGCGGCGGCAGAAGCGCGCCTGACCATTCTCGTCGATGGCTTTATCGCGACGTCCGCGCTGCTCGTCGCGTCGCGAATCGCGCCGGACGCGCGCGAGTATTGCGTGTTCGCGCATGCATCGAACGAAGCGGGGCATCAGCGCATGCTCGCGCATCTGAACGCCGCGCCGCTCTTGCAACTCGACATGCGTCTGGGCGAAGGCACGGGCGCGGCGCTGGCGCTGCCGATCCTGCGCGCGGCCGTGGCTTTCGTCGATGAGATGGCGAGCTTCGATGCGGCGGGCGTCTCGAACAAACAAGCCTGA
- a CDS encoding cobalamin-binding protein, with protein MNVRLYLCACAALFAMNHAHASITVTDDTGAPVTLPAPATRVVSLAPHVTELLFAAGGGARIVGTVSYSDYPKEAQSIPRVGDNKALDLERIVALHPDLIVVWRHGNAARQTDKLKALGIPLFFSEPKHLADIPASIDKLGALLGTEDTARAASTAFTRDIAALRAQYAQLPPVRVFYQVWDDPLMTLNRDNVFSEVIALCGGVNVFAAEAPRVPTVSTEAVLAANPEAIVTATPGATKPERPLPALDRWKQWTSLTAVAHGNLFGIDGDLINRPTPRLALGAAQLCRDLDLARKRR; from the coding sequence ATGAACGTACGGCTGTATCTTTGCGCATGCGCCGCCCTCTTCGCGATGAATCACGCGCACGCGTCCATAACCGTCACTGACGACACGGGCGCTCCCGTCACGCTGCCTGCGCCCGCGACGCGCGTCGTGAGTCTCGCGCCGCACGTCACCGAGTTGCTGTTTGCGGCGGGCGGCGGCGCGCGCATCGTCGGCACGGTGAGCTATAGCGATTATCCGAAGGAAGCGCAGTCGATCCCGCGCGTCGGCGACAACAAGGCGCTCGATCTCGAGCGAATCGTCGCGCTGCATCCGGATCTGATCGTCGTGTGGCGGCATGGCAATGCGGCGCGTCAGACGGATAAGCTCAAGGCGCTCGGCATCCCGCTCTTCTTCAGCGAGCCGAAGCACCTCGCCGATATTCCCGCGAGCATCGACAAGCTGGGCGCGCTGCTCGGCACGGAAGACACGGCGCGCGCCGCATCGACGGCTTTCACTCGCGATATCGCGGCACTGCGCGCGCAGTACGCGCAACTGCCGCCGGTGCGCGTGTTCTATCAGGTCTGGGACGATCCGCTGATGACGCTCAATCGCGACAATGTGTTCAGCGAAGTGATCGCACTATGCGGCGGCGTGAACGTGTTCGCTGCCGAAGCGCCGCGCGTGCCGACCGTTTCGACCGAAGCCGTGCTCGCGGCGAACCCCGAAGCGATCGTGACCGCGACGCCCGGCGCGACGAAGCCCGAGCGCCCGTTGCCCGCGCTCGACCGGTGGAAGCAATGGACGTCGCTGACGGCGGTCGCGCATGGCAATTTGTTCGGCATCGACGGCGATCTGATCAATCGGCCGACACCGCGTCTTGCGCTCGGCGCGGCGCAGCTTTGTCGTGATCTGGATTTGGCGCGGAAGCGGCGTTAG
- a CDS encoding ABC transporter ATP-binding protein, with the protein MKPLSIDNLVLRAGARTLVDGLSATIAAGEVWCIAGPNGAGKTTLIGVLAGLAKPASGAITLGGRALASWRAADLARERALMPQSTHDAFSATVLDTVLLNRFPYLTGWGWESEDDRAAAHAALDALGLADLASRDVLTLSGGERQRVALAAALCQQAPLLLLDEPLAHLDLHHQIDCLHALAAAARDEGRAIVFSCHDLNLARRFATHALLLDGKGGAHVGPVADVLTPARASAAFGYPLVLIRDGEHEALVPSLHPF; encoded by the coding sequence ATGAAGCCGCTCTCGATCGACAATCTCGTGTTGCGCGCGGGCGCCCGAACGCTCGTCGATGGCCTCTCTGCGACCATCGCGGCGGGCGAAGTCTGGTGTATCGCCGGGCCGAACGGCGCGGGCAAGACCACGCTCATCGGCGTGCTCGCGGGACTCGCGAAGCCGGCCTCGGGCGCGATCACGCTCGGCGGCCGCGCGCTCGCGTCGTGGCGCGCGGCGGACCTCGCGCGCGAACGCGCGCTGATGCCGCAAAGCACGCACGATGCCTTCAGCGCGACCGTGCTCGACACCGTGCTGCTCAACCGCTTTCCGTATCTGACGGGCTGGGGCTGGGAGAGCGAAGACGACCGCGCCGCCGCGCATGCCGCCCTCGATGCGCTCGGTCTCGCCGACCTGGCTTCGCGCGACGTGCTCACGTTGTCGGGCGGCGAAAGGCAGCGCGTGGCGCTTGCCGCCGCGCTGTGTCAGCAAGCGCCGCTCTTGCTGCTCGACGAACCGCTCGCGCATCTGGACCTGCATCATCAGATCGACTGCCTGCATGCGCTCGCCGCCGCCGCGCGCGACGAGGGACGCGCGATCGTCTTTTCGTGCCACGACCTGAATCTCGCGCGCCGCTTCGCCACGCATGCGCTCTTGCTCGACGGCAAGGGCGGCGCGCATGTCGGTCCTGTCGCCGACGTGCTGACGCCCGCGCGCGCGAGCGCGGCGTTCGGCTATCCGCTGGTCTTGATCCGCGATGGCGAGCACGAAGCGCTCGTGCCTTCGCTTCACCCTTTCTGA